One Sphingobacteruim zhuxiongii DNA window includes the following coding sequences:
- a CDS encoding sugar phosphate isomerase/epimerase family protein, which produces MNKIGFNLLPWSAGVSSAVFPLLDRLKSIGYDGIELLIGSPDETEYKALGNYARELNLETTGVFVLGADDNPIASESVIRQRGLDKIKWAIDRAHDLGSKVICGPFHSAHGSFSRAAPTEEEYQWSAEVLQQAGEYAKQADIVLALEAVNRFETYLANTMEQLAKLVELTNHSHVRAMYDTHHANIEEKSIKQPIDRIRPYLAHVHISENDRGTPGKGLVHWQEVFTALKAANYEGWYTIESFSRADPDFANAINVWREYSDPWEIAEEGYTFIKSMLAKA; this is translated from the coding sequence ATGAACAAAATTGGATTTAACTTATTGCCATGGTCTGCTGGTGTTTCATCAGCTGTTTTTCCATTGCTAGATCGATTGAAATCGATAGGATACGATGGAATTGAGCTATTGATAGGCTCACCAGATGAGACTGAATATAAAGCCCTGGGGAATTATGCTCGCGAATTGAATTTGGAAACAACTGGCGTTTTTGTTCTCGGTGCAGACGACAATCCAATCGCTTCAGAATCCGTTATTAGACAACGAGGTCTTGATAAAATAAAATGGGCTATTGATCGTGCACATGATTTGGGATCCAAAGTAATCTGTGGTCCTTTTCATTCGGCTCACGGATCCTTTTCGAGAGCAGCACCTACCGAAGAAGAATATCAATGGAGCGCCGAAGTATTACAACAGGCAGGCGAATATGCTAAGCAAGCCGATATTGTTCTCGCTTTAGAAGCGGTAAATCGCTTTGAAACGTACTTAGCCAACACCATGGAGCAGTTGGCAAAGTTAGTAGAGTTGACAAATCACTCGCATGTGAGAGCCATGTATGATACTCATCATGCTAATATTGAAGAGAAAAGCATCAAGCAACCGATCGATCGTATTCGTCCATACTTAGCACATGTACACATCAGCGAAAATGACCGAGGAACACCTGGAAAAGGATTAGTTCATTGGCAGGAGGTGTTTACGGCTTTAAAAGCGGCTAATTATGAAGGTTGGTATACTATCGAGTCATTCTCCCGTGCCGATCCGGACTTCGCCAACGCAATTAATGTATGGAGAGAATATTCAGATCCTTGGGAAATTGCCGAAGAAGGTTATACCTTTATTAAATCGATGCTAGCGAAAGCTTAA
- a CDS encoding PVC-type heme-binding CxxCH protein, with amino-acid sequence MNFRSSFLVFFVLMLLYACSDKPSMEPVKIHKGSRVVLIGNNLGSRMMEYGDFDTELHTRFPDSMLYIRNISNPGNTAGFRPHPSRNSPWAFDGAEAFNPEYDINTGSEGHFPTEDAWLTTLKPDVIIGFFGYNESFKGAEGLENFKGEIAAFIDHSRKQNYNGGKGTTLVLVSPIAFEDLSDKYDLPDGEETNANIKLYADAMASIAKEKNVPFLDVYSVTKKWYASASEPLTIDGSQLTQDAYAKFADYLVTGIFGKGEGTPSSHKEQIKEAVLEKDWIWNQDFKIPNGVHAYGRRFNPFGPDNYPFEIKKLRQMGEIRDTAIWKAAKGEKVDLAAMDKNTLKLPEVVTNYVAGEKGDARYLYGDEALSKFHVAPGYKIDLFASEEQFPDLANPVQISFDEKGRLWVATMPSYPHWKAGDGKPNDKIIILEDTNGDGKADKQTVFADKLHLPIGFEFTKEGVYVSQGKNMVLLKDTDGDGKADKKEVILSGFDDHDTHHAHSVYTMDPSGAIYMAEGVFLHTNVETSYGPVRATNGGFFRYSPQNKRLERVAQVSIPNPWGIATDDWGQMIYSETSGPDVRWMLPGSMKPRYGEANDKSFTLVDSLHRVRPTSGLEIVSSRHFPDDVQGDYLINNTIGFLGAKQHTLTDDGTGFKSQHRQDLFWSDDKNFRPVDSEFAPDGSLYVVDWHNILIGHMQHNARDPLRDHVHGRIYRVTYPSRPLVKPAKIDGASIDELLENLKLPEYRSRYRTRSELRLRDDAEVVKKTLAWAEKLDTKDPKYLHNLTEALWVTWGANKIDAGLLEKLLNSTDYHARAAAVHALRYNTDKIKNYKELFAKAAKDENGRVKLEVIAAVSWLNPSTGLDLINAIDTTKLDKWNKPAYKTSFAHLNNKSVKQRAEGGSLRTSLKGKDLEQFKRGAVIYAKEGYCITCHQPNGKGLETSGFPPLNQSIWVTGNEDRLIKLTLHGLLGPIEVNGKKYPGQVPMTPFGAMLNDQEIADVLTYVRNTFGNSAGAISTAKVKAIREAVKDKKGFYSPEELMKIHPLEKN; translated from the coding sequence ATGAATTTCAGAAGTTCCTTTCTAGTTTTTTTTGTGTTAATGCTCCTGTATGCTTGTTCGGATAAGCCATCAATGGAGCCGGTAAAGATTCATAAAGGATCGCGTGTTGTTTTGATTGGAAATAACTTAGGTTCTAGAATGATGGAATACGGGGATTTCGATACGGAACTCCATACGCGTTTTCCGGACAGTATGCTTTACATACGCAATATCAGTAATCCAGGCAATACCGCCGGTTTCCGCCCACATCCATCGAGAAATTCGCCTTGGGCGTTCGACGGTGCTGAGGCATTCAACCCTGAATATGATATCAACACGGGTAGTGAAGGGCATTTTCCAACTGAAGATGCATGGTTAACGACTTTGAAACCCGATGTTATTATTGGATTTTTTGGCTATAATGAGTCCTTTAAAGGAGCTGAGGGCTTGGAAAACTTCAAAGGGGAAATAGCTGCATTCATTGATCATTCAAGAAAACAGAACTATAATGGTGGAAAAGGTACAACCCTTGTATTGGTGTCGCCAATTGCTTTTGAAGATTTATCCGATAAATATGATCTTCCCGATGGGGAAGAAACAAATGCCAATATCAAGCTATATGCAGATGCAATGGCTAGTATTGCGAAAGAAAAGAATGTCCCTTTCTTGGATGTTTATTCCGTAACGAAAAAATGGTATGCTAGCGCTTCTGAGCCTTTGACGATTGACGGATCGCAGTTAACGCAAGATGCTTATGCGAAATTCGCGGACTATTTAGTTACGGGTATTTTCGGAAAAGGAGAAGGCACGCCTTCATCACATAAGGAACAAATAAAAGAAGCCGTATTAGAAAAAGATTGGATTTGGAATCAAGATTTCAAAATCCCTAACGGAGTACATGCTTATGGTCGTCGTTTTAATCCTTTCGGTCCAGATAACTATCCTTTTGAAATCAAAAAGCTTCGCCAAATGGGGGAGATACGTGATACTGCAATTTGGAAAGCAGCGAAAGGCGAGAAAGTGGATTTAGCCGCAATGGATAAGAACACGCTCAAATTACCTGAAGTAGTTACTAATTATGTGGCAGGAGAAAAAGGGGATGCGAGATACCTTTACGGTGATGAAGCATTGTCGAAATTCCACGTTGCTCCGGGCTATAAAATTGATCTATTTGCTTCAGAGGAACAGTTCCCAGACTTGGCAAATCCAGTACAGATATCATTTGATGAGAAAGGTAGATTATGGGTGGCTACTATGCCAAGCTATCCACACTGGAAGGCTGGAGATGGCAAACCGAATGATAAAATTATCATCCTTGAAGATACAAACGGCGACGGAAAAGCCGATAAGCAAACTGTATTTGCAGATAAATTGCATTTACCAATTGGCTTTGAATTTACGAAAGAGGGCGTTTATGTTTCTCAAGGTAAAAACATGGTGTTGTTGAAAGATACGGATGGAGATGGTAAGGCCGATAAAAAAGAAGTGATATTAAGCGGGTTTGATGATCATGATACGCATCATGCACATAGCGTTTACACGATGGATCCATCGGGAGCAATCTATATGGCCGAGGGTGTTTTCTTACATACCAATGTCGAAACTTCCTATGGTCCGGTGCGCGCTACAAATGGAGGATTCTTCCGTTATTCGCCACAAAATAAGCGTTTAGAGCGTGTTGCTCAGGTTTCGATTCCTAACCCATGGGGTATTGCAACCGACGACTGGGGACAAATGATCTATTCAGAGACTTCAGGTCCTGATGTACGTTGGATGCTTCCTGGTAGTATGAAACCTCGTTATGGCGAAGCCAATGATAAGTCGTTTACTTTGGTGGATAGCCTACATCGTGTACGCCCAACTTCAGGACTTGAAATCGTTTCATCACGCCATTTCCCGGATGATGTACAAGGAGATTATCTTATTAACAATACGATTGGTTTCTTAGGCGCGAAACAGCATACCTTAACAGATGATGGAACCGGATTTAAATCACAACATAGACAAGATTTATTTTGGTCAGACGATAAGAACTTCCGTCCTGTAGATTCTGAATTTGCACCTGATGGTTCCCTTTACGTTGTTGACTGGCATAATATTCTAATTGGTCATATGCAACACAATGCCCGTGATCCACTTCGCGATCATGTTCATGGACGTATTTACCGTGTTACATACCCATCTAGACCATTGGTGAAACCAGCGAAAATTGATGGTGCAAGTATCGATGAATTATTAGAAAATTTAAAATTACCAGAATATCGCTCTAGATACAGAACACGTTCTGAGCTACGTCTACGCGATGATGCTGAAGTGGTAAAGAAAACACTAGCATGGGCAGAAAAACTGGATACTAAGGATCCTAAATACCTTCATAACTTGACCGAAGCGTTGTGGGTAACATGGGGAGCGAATAAGATCGATGCAGGATTGCTTGAAAAGCTATTGAACTCTACAGATTATCATGCACGTGCGGCAGCAGTACATGCCTTACGTTATAACACCGATAAGATTAAAAACTATAAGGAGCTATTTGCTAAAGCAGCCAAAGATGAAAATGGTCGCGTGAAATTAGAAGTAATCGCGGCAGTGTCTTGGTTAAATCCGTCAACAGGATTAGATCTGATAAATGCAATCGATACGACGAAATTGGACAAATGGAATAAACCAGCTTACAAAACCTCTTTCGCGCATTTAAACAATAAATCAGTGAAGCAAAGAGCAGAGGGAGGAAGTTTAAGAACAAGCTTAAAAGGAAAAGATTTAGAGCAGTTCAAACGCGGTGCAGTGATCTATGCAAAAGAAGGCTATTGTATCACTTGTCATCAGCCGAATGGTAAAGGATTAGAGACCTCTGGTTTCCCTCCATTAAATCAAAGTATTTGGGTGACAGGTAATGAAGATCGATTAATCAAGTTAACATTACATGGATTATTAGGACCTATTGAAGTAAATGGGAAGAAATACCCAGGTCAAGTTCCAATGACTCCGTTCGGTGCGATGTTAAATGATCAAGAAATAGCCGATGTGTTGACTTATGTCCGCAATACATTTGGCAATAGCGCGGGTGCAATTTCAACGGCTAAGGTCAAAGCCATTCGCGAAGCAGTCAAGGATAAAAAAGGATTTTATTCACCAGAAGAATTGATGAAAATACATCCTTTAGAAAAAAATTAA
- a CDS encoding helix-turn-helix transcriptional regulator has translation MKKKSSSEQLLMLLKMRCELDAASVASALSMTKEGARQHLLKLEEEGLVKKECKSVGVGRPFSFYSLTSAGLAKFPDTHADVTVQLLDSVRNILGENALELLISDREKQTYSRYQKALESASTVEEKLERLSQIRTEEGYIAEWSKESNNYFFIENHCPICAAATACQRFCRAELQNFQRLFGEQYLVERTQHILADEHRCVYRIAKQSNS, from the coding sequence ATGAAAAAGAAGAGTAGTTCAGAACAATTACTGATGTTACTGAAAATGCGCTGCGAACTGGATGCTGCGTCAGTAGCGTCGGCATTATCGATGACAAAAGAAGGTGCGCGACAACACCTCCTAAAACTGGAGGAAGAAGGTTTAGTGAAAAAGGAATGCAAGAGTGTTGGCGTTGGTCGCCCCTTTAGTTTTTATTCCCTAACCTCGGCAGGATTAGCAAAATTTCCGGACACGCATGCTGATGTGACCGTACAATTACTTGATTCTGTTCGTAATATTTTAGGCGAAAATGCGCTTGAGCTACTAATCAGTGATCGAGAAAAGCAGACCTACTCTCGCTATCAAAAAGCGCTAGAAAGTGCATCGACAGTCGAAGAGAAGTTGGAAAGACTAAGTCAAATTAGAACGGAAGAAGGATATATTGCCGAATGGTCTAAAGAGAGTAACAACTATTTCTTTATTGAGAATCATTGCCCAATCTGTGCTGCCGCAACCGCATGTCAGCGTTTCTGTCGAGCAGAGCTTCAGAACTTTCAACGTTTATTCGGGGAACAATACCTTGTCGAAAGGACACAACATATACTCGCAGACGAACATCGCTGTGTTTACCGCATCGCTAAGCAAAGCAATTCTTAG
- a CDS encoding phosphoribosylpyrophosphate synthetase, producing the protein MALQHNRSYDTLSEAVNDLQTIGYTEDFLIREDGECLYCAQNAMELSSEEFVIDGIYRFEGMTDPADESILFAISSKDNLIKGLVINSFGAEFSYRSSKLVEELYRRSRDLR; encoded by the coding sequence ATGGCATTACAGCATAATAGATCCTATGATACACTAAGTGAAGCGGTGAACGATTTGCAGACTATTGGTTATACTGAAGACTTCCTAATTCGAGAGGATGGCGAATGTTTGTATTGTGCACAAAATGCAATGGAGTTGTCGTCTGAAGAATTTGTAATAGACGGAATCTATCGCTTTGAAGGCATGACGGATCCTGCAGATGAGAGCATCTTATTTGCGATCTCCTCGAAAGACAATCTCATTAAGGGTTTAGTAATTAATAGCTTTGGCGCAGAATTTAGCTATCGTTCTTCTAAATTAGTCGAGGAATTGTATCGAAGGTCGCGTGATTTGCGCTAA
- a CDS encoding endonuclease/exonuclease/phosphatase family protein: MEITLYILGSLILICSLLPLIRHDYWTFRVFEYPRIQKLAIAILWLLLYMLFVVSASLWLNLMAVAIGITAICLLIQIIPFTPLAKKQVFGTKETDKSNSLSILISNVFEDNDDYQGCVDVVKKSNADLVLLLETNHRWEKETAVLDQDYPHQIKVPIDNTYGMLMFSKLPFRDSEVKYLVEEEIPSIHTKIELPSGQLVQVFAVHPTPPVPNENPRSTERDKELLLVADQAKNCKLPVVVIGDLNDVAWSYTTELFLKMSELLDPRRGRGFFNTFHAKYPLMQFPLDHAFISAHFKLISLRKMNNFNSDHYPIFVHLQYASQNESIQEDNQLEASQADKEIAAEKKTADTSD; this comes from the coding sequence ATGGAAATCACACTCTATATTTTAGGTTCACTTATTCTTATCTGCTCTCTCCTCCCCTTAATCCGACATGATTATTGGACATTTCGTGTTTTTGAGTATCCGCGAATTCAAAAATTGGCGATTGCCATTCTTTGGTTGCTACTTTACATGCTATTTGTTGTTTCTGCGAGTCTTTGGCTAAACCTTATGGCAGTGGCCATTGGAATAACAGCGATATGTTTACTTATTCAAATCATTCCTTTCACTCCCTTAGCTAAAAAGCAAGTATTCGGAACAAAGGAAACTGACAAGTCAAATAGCTTATCGATATTGATTTCCAATGTATTCGAAGACAACGACGATTATCAAGGATGTGTTGATGTGGTAAAAAAGAGCAATGCTGATCTAGTGCTTTTGTTAGAAACAAATCATCGTTGGGAAAAAGAAACTGCTGTTCTTGATCAAGATTATCCACATCAGATTAAAGTACCTATCGACAACACCTACGGTATGTTAATGTTTTCGAAACTACCATTTCGAGATAGTGAGGTCAAATATCTTGTCGAGGAGGAGATTCCTTCGATTCACACCAAGATCGAACTCCCCAGTGGACAGCTAGTCCAAGTATTTGCGGTTCATCCTACGCCGCCGGTTCCAAATGAGAACCCCCGATCTACAGAAAGAGACAAAGAGCTACTGTTGGTTGCTGATCAAGCGAAAAACTGTAAACTTCCAGTCGTTGTCATTGGGGATCTAAACGATGTCGCTTGGAGTTATACAACCGAATTATTCCTTAAGATGAGTGAGCTTCTTGACCCACGTCGTGGTCGTGGCTTTTTCAACACCTTTCATGCAAAATATCCATTGATGCAATTCCCTTTGGATCACGCCTTTATCTCGGCTCACTTCAAGTTAATTTCATTGAGGAAAATGAATAATTTTAATTCGGATCATTATCCTATTTTTGTACATCTGCAATATGCATCTCAAAACGAAAGTATCCAAGAGGACAATCAATTAGAGGCAAGCCAAGCAGATAAGGAAATCGCCGCTGAGAAAAAAACGGCCGATACGTCAGATTAG
- a CDS encoding class I SAM-dependent methyltransferase, producing MNTDNNYKEINKTLWNEKVASHLSSDFYDMESFLAGNSSLNPVELELLGHVEGKKILHLQCHFGQDTLSLARLGAEATGLDLSDKTILAAEELAQKLNLDAKFICSDVYNTPETLNTQFDIVFTSYGTIGWLPDLDAWAAVIKRVLKPGGKLVFVEFHPVVWMFNYNFEKVGYNYFNDGPVEEMTEGTYADREAEISNNSVSWNHSLGEVFTALLNQGFHINSFQEYDYSPYNCFLNTEEFEPKKFRIKHLGNNIPMLYALSATKA from the coding sequence ATGAACACAGATAACAATTACAAAGAAATTAATAAGACACTATGGAATGAGAAAGTAGCGTCGCACCTGTCTTCCGACTTCTATGATATGGAAAGTTTTCTTGCAGGAAACAGTTCTCTAAATCCAGTCGAATTGGAACTTTTAGGTCATGTTGAAGGCAAAAAGATATTGCATCTTCAATGTCATTTTGGACAAGACACGCTATCCTTAGCGCGCTTAGGCGCCGAAGCAACGGGATTAGATTTATCAGACAAAACAATCCTGGCTGCAGAGGAGCTTGCTCAGAAACTCAATTTGGACGCTAAGTTTATCTGTTCCGATGTATATAATACGCCTGAGACCCTAAATACTCAATTCGACATTGTATTCACGAGCTATGGAACGATCGGTTGGCTTCCGGATCTTGATGCCTGGGCAGCGGTCATCAAGCGTGTGTTAAAACCTGGTGGTAAATTGGTATTCGTTGAATTTCATCCAGTGGTCTGGATGTTTAATTATAATTTCGAAAAAGTAGGCTACAATTATTTCAACGACGGACCTGTAGAGGAAATGACGGAAGGTACATACGCTGATCGAGAAGCTGAAATCAGCAATAATAGTGTTTCATGGAATCATTCCTTAGGTGAAGTTTTTACAGCATTGTTAAACCAAGGATTTCATATCAATTCCTTTCAGGAATATGATTACTCGCCGTATAACTGCTTTTTAAATACCGAAGAGTTCGAGCCCAAGAAGTTTAGAATTAAACATTTAGGAAATAATATACCAATGCTGTACGCATTATCGGCTACAAAAGCATAA
- a CDS encoding SH3 domain-containing protein yields the protein MKNKSIPVINKYLFLCFSFLFILSLQQVHAQEEAAAYEVIEDFNLWQTHKDKEATIFANMAYIRQKPSTKSSLIDSIPVGTAIRFLEDEGLNRTEIRGMNLPWYKISYEINKEKRSGYIWLGLVALDCKKDPKSGNSFLYGISWTNNEQSYDWIEAKVIDKNNQLIQKHGFAHYMGEQSFAHSEFTEDKRLKDTKAIYSIIFAGEACGIPTVIYGYAWDGTNLHSLPKVSSVSDAGIYYYSEELDFPKQTKQGNQLIVKKIEEGEVIDDSKDELEYKVKKSEEHYSWDGKTYQKVN from the coding sequence ATGAAAAACAAATCCATTCCAGTAATAAATAAGTATCTTTTCCTTTGCTTCTCATTTTTATTTATTTTGAGTTTACAGCAAGTGCATGCGCAGGAAGAAGCTGCTGCCTATGAGGTCATTGAAGATTTCAATCTATGGCAAACGCACAAGGATAAAGAAGCGACGATATTTGCTAACATGGCTTATATACGTCAGAAGCCGTCCACTAAAAGTAGTCTTATCGACTCGATTCCGGTAGGAACGGCCATTAGATTCTTAGAAGATGAAGGACTGAATAGAACAGAGATTCGCGGCATGAATCTGCCTTGGTATAAAATTTCATATGAAATTAATAAAGAGAAAAGAAGCGGATATATCTGGTTAGGACTAGTTGCTTTAGATTGCAAGAAAGACCCTAAATCGGGCAATAGTTTCTTATACGGCATCTCCTGGACCAATAATGAGCAGTCCTATGATTGGATCGAAGCGAAAGTGATCGACAAGAACAATCAATTAATTCAAAAGCATGGCTTTGCACACTATATGGGAGAACAATCCTTCGCTCATTCGGAATTTACAGAAGACAAAAGGCTAAAAGACACCAAAGCAATTTACAGCATTATATTCGCTGGAGAGGCTTGTGGTATACCTACCGTAATTTATGGCTATGCATGGGATGGTACAAATCTGCACAGCCTGCCCAAAGTGTCCTCGGTATCAGATGCTGGGATCTACTATTATAGCGAAGAGTTAGATTTCCCTAAGCAAACTAAACAGGGAAACCAACTCATCGTTAAAAAGATTGAAGAAGGAGAAGTGATTGACGACAGCAAAGACGAGTTAGAATACAAAGTCAAAAAGTCGGAAGAGCACTATTCCTGGGATGGTAAAACTTACCAAAAGGTGAATTAA
- the bioA gene encoding adenosylmethionine--8-amino-7-oxononanoate transaminase — MFNELIARDRQVNWHPYSQMKTTTHIPILSGKGSYLFDAEGNRYIDAVSSWWVTLHGHAHPYIADKVYEQLQCLEQVIFAGFTHQPAITLSERLLELLPANQTKVFYSDNGSTAVEVALKMCIQFAHQSGKKKNKILAFKDGYHGDTFGAMSVSERGVWTAPFQDLLFEVIFIDTPNSSNLEELYTLIDQHASELACFIYEPLVQGAGGMLMHTVDALSQLMRHCRNRGVILIQDEVFVGFGRTGTLFAADQLSEQPDVMCFSKGLTGGTMPLGVTTCREEIYQAFYADEKMKAFFHGHSFTASPIACAASLASLDLLLQVETLEAIQRIVGQHTAFAEKVRTVPIIEEVRQCGTILAMDWRVGGTSYFNNMQEQLYKKFLAERILMRPLGNTVYIVPPYCISEEDLNDVYDAILKIAEQ; from the coding sequence ATGTTCAATGAGCTAATAGCGCGCGATAGACAGGTTAATTGGCATCCTTATAGCCAAATGAAAACAACAACGCATATCCCAATTCTTTCGGGAAAAGGATCCTATCTGTTCGATGCAGAAGGAAATCGATATATCGATGCTGTTTCATCTTGGTGGGTTACTTTACATGGCCATGCCCATCCCTATATCGCTGATAAAGTATACGAACAATTGCAATGCTTAGAGCAAGTTATCTTCGCTGGATTTACGCACCAACCTGCTATCACACTATCGGAACGTCTACTGGAGTTGTTGCCTGCAAATCAGACGAAAGTGTTTTATTCGGATAACGGGTCTACAGCCGTTGAAGTCGCATTAAAGATGTGTATCCAATTTGCGCATCAAAGCGGGAAGAAAAAAAACAAGATACTCGCATTTAAAGATGGTTATCATGGCGATACGTTCGGTGCGATGTCAGTCAGTGAGCGAGGAGTATGGACGGCCCCATTCCAAGACTTATTATTTGAAGTCATCTTTATCGATACGCCGAATTCATCTAATCTCGAAGAATTGTATACCTTAATTGATCAACATGCAAGTGAGCTAGCATGCTTTATCTATGAGCCCTTGGTGCAAGGTGCAGGCGGGATGTTGATGCATACTGTGGATGCTTTATCGCAGCTCATGCGTCATTGTAGAAATCGAGGTGTTATACTGATTCAGGATGAAGTATTTGTGGGCTTTGGAAGAACAGGAACCTTATTTGCTGCAGATCAACTTAGCGAGCAGCCTGATGTCATGTGCTTCTCCAAGGGATTAACCGGAGGTACGATGCCTTTGGGAGTTACAACGTGTCGAGAAGAAATTTATCAGGCTTTTTATGCTGACGAAAAGATGAAGGCCTTTTTTCATGGCCATTCGTTCACAGCGAGTCCTATAGCTTGTGCGGCGTCTTTAGCTAGTTTGGATTTACTCCTTCAAGTGGAGACTTTGGAGGCTATACAGCGGATTGTAGGGCAGCATACAGCCTTTGCAGAGAAAGTGAGGACCGTACCGATCATAGAAGAGGTTCGGCAGTGTGGAACTATACTAGCAATGGATTGGCGGGTAGGAGGGACTTCTTATTTCAACAATATGCAAGAACAACTGTATAAAAAATTCCTAGCGGAACGGATCCTAATGCGTCCGCTAGGAAATACAGTGTATATCGTTCCACCTTACTGTATATCCGAGGAGGATTTAAATGATGTATATGACGCGATTTTAAAAATCGCGGAGCAATAG
- the bioB gene encoding biotin synthase BioB, with protein sequence MKNNNNLRHDWTKEELLAIYNKPLMQLVYEAATVHRAWHKADEIQISTLLSVKTGGCPEDCSYCGQAARYHTDIQVQALLPTETVLAHAQKAKDNGSSRFCMAAAWREVRDNRDFDRIIDMVKGVNELGLEVCCTLGMLTESQALRLQEAGLYAYNHNLDTSEEFYDEIISTRKFDNRIETIKNVRKAGITVCSGGIIGLGEKPTDRISMLMTLANMEKHPESVPINALARVAGTPLEHLPKIDTWEMVRMIATARIVLPSSMVRLSAGRIEMSEEEQAWCFMAGANSIFTGERQTLLVTPNPGVDEDMTMLKNLGLKPMKKEVNTSCSMS encoded by the coding sequence ATGAAAAATAATAATAACCTACGTCACGATTGGACGAAAGAAGAACTGTTGGCTATATATAATAAACCCTTAATGCAGCTTGTTTATGAGGCCGCTACTGTCCATCGAGCCTGGCATAAAGCCGATGAAATACAAATCTCCACACTTTTATCTGTTAAGACCGGTGGTTGTCCTGAGGACTGCTCGTATTGTGGTCAAGCTGCTCGATATCACACTGATATTCAAGTACAGGCATTATTACCGACGGAAACAGTATTGGCACATGCACAGAAAGCAAAAGATAATGGTTCTTCGCGCTTTTGTATGGCTGCCGCTTGGAGAGAGGTGCGTGATAATCGAGATTTTGACCGCATAATCGATATGGTAAAAGGGGTAAACGAACTCGGATTAGAAGTGTGTTGCACATTAGGGATGCTCACAGAAAGTCAAGCCCTTCGACTTCAAGAAGCAGGACTATATGCGTACAACCATAATTTGGATACCTCTGAAGAGTTTTATGATGAAATCATCTCAACACGGAAGTTTGATAATCGAATCGAGACCATTAAGAATGTCCGGAAAGCTGGCATTACAGTATGTTCGGGCGGTATCATCGGACTGGGAGAGAAACCAACTGATCGTATTTCTATGCTGATGACCTTAGCAAATATGGAAAAACATCCGGAATCTGTTCCTATCAACGCATTAGCTAGAGTAGCTGGCACGCCGTTAGAACATTTGCCGAAAATTGATACTTGGGAAATGGTTCGCATGATTGCTACCGCTCGAATAGTATTGCCTTCTTCGATGGTTCGTCTAAGTGCTGGAAGAATTGAAATGAGCGAAGAAGAACAGGCCTGGTGCTTTATGGCGGGGGCCAACTCCATCTTCACGGGCGAGCGACAAACCTTATTGGTGACGCCGAACCCAGGTGTCGATGAGGATATGACGATGTTGAAAAATTTAGGTTTAAAGCCAATGAAAAAGGAGGTGAATACATCATGTTCAATGAGCTAA
- the bioD gene encoding dethiobiotin synthase: MIKKVFVTGIGTGIGKTHVAAMLVKLWNADYWKPIQSGDLQPSDSMQVAELVDQQVKIFPERYKLTAPLSPHASAALDSLTIQLSDFSLPDTDRSLIVEGAGGLYVPINDEDFIIDLIVYLNLSVVLVLQDYLGCINHTMLSIEALVSKGIPVDSVVFNGEFSEATSSIIRKHLPAGVECLVNPWQNKEV; encoded by the coding sequence ATGATAAAGAAAGTTTTCGTAACGGGCATTGGGACAGGCATTGGGAAGACACATGTCGCAGCCATGTTGGTTAAGTTATGGAATGCTGATTATTGGAAGCCCATTCAATCTGGCGATTTACAACCAAGCGACAGTATGCAAGTTGCAGAGCTTGTCGATCAACAGGTCAAGATATTTCCAGAACGATACAAATTGACTGCGCCGCTTTCCCCACATGCATCGGCAGCACTGGATAGCCTGACTATACAGTTGTCGGATTTTAGTTTACCCGATACCGATCGGAGTCTTATTGTGGAGGGGGCGGGAGGTTTATATGTACCTATAAATGATGAGGATTTCATAATTGATCTCATTGTTTACTTAAATCTTTCTGTTGTATTGGTTTTGCAAGATTATTTGGGATGCATCAATCATACGATGCTCTCGATTGAAGCGCTAGTGTCAAAAGGAATTCCTGTAGATTCTGTGGTATTTAACGGTGAGTTTTCTGAGGCGACATCCTCTATCATACGTAAGCATTTACCAGCTGGAGTTGAATGTCTAGTCAATCCTTGGCAAAATAAAGAAGTTTAA